Within the Opitutaceae bacterium TAV5 genome, the region TGTCCGCTCCGCTGCGCGACCGCTCCGGCCGTATCGTTGCCGCGCTCACGGTGATCGGTTTCCCGCAGGATTTCGAACCCGCGCCACGCAAGGCCGCCTCGCGTCACCTGCTCGCCTGCGCGGAGCAATGCAACCGGCTCCTCGCAGGCACCGGGAATTGATTCCGGTTTTTTACACGAAGGACGCAAAGAACGCGAAGGACACAATCCAAAGATCAGGATTACAACCTGTTTATAATTAGTTAAATATGATAACTCCATTTCGCCTCATAATCTTCGCGTTCTTCGCGATCTTTGTGTAAAAATTCCCCGTCCGATGATTCTCGCCGATTTTCTCCCCGCCAAACCCGACCGTTCCTGGCAATTCGCCCGCCAGGCCGGCGTCACGCACGCGATCTGCAAGTGCGCGCCCGAGCTCACCGGTCTGCCCGCGCCCGACAACATCGACGCGCTGCGCACGATCCGCGACCGTTTTAGCGAAGCCGGCCTCACGCTCGCCGGGCTCGAAGGCGACGAGTTCGACATGCAACGCATCAAGCTGGGCCTGCCGGGTCGCGATGAAGATATCGCCCGCTATCAGCAGATGCTCCGCAATATGGGCGAACTCGGCATCGGTCTGCTCTGCTACAACTTCATGGCGACCATCGGCTGGTGTCGCACCGGCACCCATGTTGTCACCCGCGGCGGTGCCATTACCAATCGCTTCGACGCCTCCCGCCTCGACCCGGCTCCCGTTCCCGAAGGCCAGCGCGTAACTGAAGAGAAACTACGCGAAAACTATGCGTACTTCATCACCCGCGTTCTCCCCGTCGCCGAGCAGGCGGGTGTGAAAATGGGCCTCCATCCCGACGACCCGCCACTCTCGCCGTTGCGCGGGGTCGGGCGAATCTTTACTTCCGCCGACGCCTTCGCGTGGGCCATGTCACTCAGCGACTCGCCCGCGCACGGCATCACGTATTGCCAGGCCAACTTCCTCGCCATGGGCGAGGACATCGTCGCCACCGCGCACCGCTTCGCCGACCGCATCGTGTTTGTCCATTTCCGCGACATCAACGGCACCCGGGAAAATTTCACCGAAACCTTTCACGACAACGGCCCCACCGACATGCCGGCGATGCTCCGTCTCTAC harbors:
- a CDS encoding mannonate dehydratase, with the translated sequence MILADFLPAKPDRSWQFARQAGVTHAICKCAPELTGLPAPDNIDALRTIRDRFSEAGLTLAGLEGDEFDMQRIKLGLPGRDEDIARYQQMLRNMGELGIGLLCYNFMATIGWCRTGTHVVTRGGAITNRFDASRLDPAPVPEGQRVTEEKLRENYAYFITRVLPVAEQAGVKMGLHPDDPPLSPLRGVGRIFTSADAFAWAMSLSDSPAHGITYCQANFLAMGEDIVATAHRFADRIVFVHFRDINGTRENFTETFHDNGPTDMPAMLRLYGQELGLRVPIRVDHVPSLAGEEDLPHGYATLGRLFAIGYMKGILDTHRISYS